Part of the Camelus bactrianus isolate YW-2024 breed Bactrian camel chromosome 6, ASM4877302v1, whole genome shotgun sequence genome, tctcatggttctggaagccagaagtctgaagtTAAGGTTGGTTCCTTTCGGAGCCTCTGAGGAAGAATCTGTCCCCTGCCTCTCCCCTAGCTTCTGGGGACTTGGTGTCCCTTGACTTGTCTGTCTATAATCTgatttctgcctccatcttcccaTGCCATCTCCACTGCGTGTCTGTGTCTTCTCCTGTATGttgtaaggacacttgtcattggatttagggccacccaggtaatccaggatgatctcatcctaaaatatttaattcatctgaaaagaccctttttccaaataggGTTGCACCTGAGGAATATATCTTTTGAGGGTCCACTGTTCAGCCCACTCCAGGCCCACATTCCCACTCAAATACCCAGTCTTCTGCTTGTCCTCTCTGGGCAGCCATATGCCACAAGGGGTCAGGAAAACCTTATTTTTCTACAGCTGTTGCCTGCAGCAACCCAGGGTTTcatttaaatactgaaaaatgtTTCTCACTCCACGGCGAGGGTCAACCagagctgccaggggctgggatccTGGACCCGGCAGCCAATTTTCTCCTCATTGTCCCACACGAAATAGAGGGATTACACATGATGAGAGCATGTGGCAAGCAGCCCCTCCCGCTCCAATTTGCACAGCTTGCTCTGCCCAACCCCCGGAGGGTTACCCAATGTTTCAGTAGCCTTGGACTATTCTAGGACCCAGATGTTGACTCCTCAGCCTGAGGGCTGTGCTCTTGAGAACCCCCAAGGTTGAGGAATTCCAGGTGGTTGTGAGAGATGAGGAGGGACATAGGTGTGGGCCTTCAGGTCAATAGATGAACGCCCGGTTTTATACTCTCTAAAAGATGATAGTAATGACGGAACATTAAGTAGAACACCTCAATGTCATCGGACACATCTTGAATTAGTAATAATGGCTGCTaacaattattttccatttaagtctttttttttttttctctctccagaaGCATCGAGCACCTTCAGGGAGAAGTAGACATTCACCTTGCTGGGTTTTCGAGCTCATGCCCGGGAAGGGGCACATTCCTTTCTGTGTGTGGTTTTCTCCTCAGGACCGATGCTTTAGGAATTTGGCAACACTGAGCCCTCACGTCACTTTGCTTAAGTCACAATCTGGAGAGACTCGCAGTTCTCACTTGGGTGGTACGTCAGGGACACTAGAGTTGGTCTCAAGTGGATTCACAGCAAAAAGACAGGATTCCTAGGAGCTTGGAAGGTCTGGCTCTGGCCTTCCTGTCCAACTGGCCACACTGCCTCAAGCTGTCGGCTCTGCGGTCACCTCCTCAGAGCTCAGCCGACAGTCAGTCCCTTTCTAGTGCACTTCCTGTGATTTCAGTTTGTGGCCAGTGATCACTTTATTGTTTAATTGGTTTTGTAGTTGGCATCTCCCCTCCTGGACCGTCAGCTCCCTAGAGGTGGGGCCTTGCTTGTCTTCCCTCTGTGGCTGCCCTGGAGCCTGGCACATACTTAGCACTGAGTGGGTCTCCGATAAATGTTCTTTGAAAGAATGAGTGTCCTTTTGGTTCTGTCTGGAGCTGGGAGATGTGCTTTCAGGACCTGCGGACTAGTCACCTGCAGAAATGTTTCCCTCTGCTTGCGGTTAACCATTTCTTTGTGACCTGGGGAATTTTCCGTGCCTTCAGTATGCAAATGTGAATTGTAATCTCCAAGAAGACTAGTGTGAACTATTCTCCAAAATTTTGACTTTCTGTCTTGGCTGCCTGGAGCTGTTGTTCCAGAAAGGACCTCAGGCAGGCCCGGGTTCTGTCCCCTTGTCTGGTTGTGCTGGTCAGCTTCGGTCTCCACTGGCTGGGGGAACCCTTGTCACTGACCTGCCGAAGAGAAGGGAAATGAATTCCGGGCAGAATTTCGAAGTCTGTGTTTCTAGCTCAGTGTAATCTCCAGGCTGTTCCACTGTGACCAAGTCACTTCTGTTCTTTGGGTCTTGGTTTCCTcacttcattcatttgttcaacaaatgtttattgagagcCTGTTAGGTGCCTGACACACTGCTGAGTATTGGGGATAAAATAGTGAGCAAGGAAGCTGGTCCTGCCCTTCTGGAGCTGACAGCAGAGTCAGAAGGAAAGATGCTACCAAACTCCATGGACAGGTATAAAAATGCAACCATGACAAAGGCTATGGTGGGGACTCCTTTGATGGTGTGTGAGCTCCTACGATGGGGGGATTTTACCCAGTGAGGGGTGGAGAGCTGTGTCAGAGAAGACTGCCCAGTCCTGGAACCTGAAGGCTGAACAGGGACAgctgaaggaggaagagggggtggTTCTGAGCACAGGAATCTTCTTGGGCTCAAACCCTGTGGTGGGAGCAGTTGGGGAAAATgggtggagctggagggaggccagtggggctggagcaggagagtGAGGAGGGTAGGGAGCACAAAGGCCAGGAGCAGGCCATGCAGCGGGGACCATGGCAGGGGGATTGGACTTTATCCCGAGAGCCGTGGGAAGCCATCGATGCTCTAAAGTTTGTGCAGGCAGGTGTGACACACAGTCAGCTTTGTGCTTTGAGACAACACCACACTGGGGGATGCATTGGAAATGGACCAGAGTGGGTGGCGTTTGGCCAGACAGTAGATGGTGGTCGTGGAGAATCAGTCCATGAATGTTTTCtgagcacccactatgtgccaggcacttttcagtgaacaaaacaggcaaagaCCCCTACCCCCACTGAGCAGACATTTTAgcgagggagagacagacagtaaacttAGTAACACATACGCTAGTATGTTGAGGAGCATTATGtgcaatgggaaaagaaaaataaattgaacagAGTAAGTGAGATTGGGAATGGGGGTAGCTGATGGCAGAGACCCTTGGGAGGTAAAAATGGTGGTGTTCCATGATGGAGGATCTGGTTGGGGGAATCAAGGGAGAGAGAGGTGTCAAGGTCAACTCCTAGGTTTCTGGTTTGTGTGACTGGAGAATGGTTTAAAAACAGTGTTTAGGCCAAACATTACTCAGCTCTTTCTGGTTCTGTAGCCCCGTGGGCTCTAGGACAGGGTCCCTTTCACCTGTAATCCGGCCTCTGCATCCGCAGAGGTCATCCTGCTGCGGGAAGCCCCTGTCCTGGGTTTGCCATGTCAGGATGAGCCACATTGCTCTCTGTACATGGCAGGTCCACGCTGTGGGCACCTGGAGCTCCAGCGTCTCCATCAAACCCTCTCCCTGGGGTTGACGGCGTCTGCCCTGGCGTGTGTAATTGATGAGGGCTCGACAAATGTGCAGTGCTGCTGGCTGCTGCCCTGCAGGTCTGCTGCCGGCATCCTCCGTgtgtcccagcccctcccccttcctccacctgcTGTGTCCTCTGTCTCCTGAAACTACTGCCTTAACTCTCCAGAGGGTAGGATATTTGTGGGATGGATTTCTTCTGTTGGCCTAGGAGCTGGGGTCCTGAGCTTTAAGGGTTCCAGGGTCGGCCTATTCCTAGTGTACTGAGTCACTTGACAGGGCTTCCCTGGTTGGTGACTTCCTGTGGGATTCCAGTGACAACCCTAGGGTGCAAGTCTGAACAGTCCCCACTGCTCCCTCTCTAGTGAAAGGCCTAGGCTTCCTGTCCCCTCGGGCACTTGCCTGTTGTAGACAAAGGAAGATGATGGAACAACAACCGTAATTAACAGGCATCAATGCTTCCTATGTGCTGATGAGTTTCtgtggattatttcatttaagcCTTGGAGCAGCTCTGTGAGGTAAGTGCTATTAGTGTCATCTTTCTCATCTTAGCGATGATGTAATGAGGCTCGGAGAGCATGTGCACGTTGCCCAAGGTCGCAGAGCTGGATTCACACCCAGGCCGGCCCTTGCTCTGAGCTGCTCTGCTCTCGCAGTAGATGGATGGGCACGAAGGTCACCTGGCTAGGGGTTCAGTGTTGGGACTCCAGACCTGACTTTGCACTGCGTCATGTGGCAGTTTGGAGCAAGTCCCTGTGTTCATTGACTCATCGAGTGTTGATCAGGGCCTTCtctgtgggggctgggggcacaggaaAGTGGGGCCTTCCACGAGGAGCTTGCTTGTGGCTACTGAGACAGACACGGACACACATCATCTGGGCTGTAGAGGGACAGGTGCTCCGTGGAGCAGGACAGAGGAGGGAGTGACAGTATTTGTTTGTtacaggggtgggggtgtgggaagATGTGGTCTTTGTGTGAACTTCACGTGGTCCCTATAGTTAGAGCAGAAGTTCACAAGGTGAGGACCTTGGCCCTACGATTAGAACTACATGAGAACCACCTGTGGTATGTGCAGTGACTGTTGGTTAGAACGCAGATTCCAGActccaccccagacccactgaaatGGAATCTTTAGCTGGTGAGGCCCAGAAGACGTCTGCATTTCAGCCAGCGCCTCAGGGAGCTCTGAGCAGCTCTGACGGTCAGTAGAGGCGAGAAGTAAGGCAGCAGCCAGTGCTGGGTTGTAACGGAGGTCGGCAGACTGTTTCTGGGAAGGGCCGGAGAGGAAACACTTTAGGCTTTGTGGCCTAAGACGAAAATCGAGGGTATGACATAGGTGCTTatataaccattaaaaaatacaaaaacaggtggtaggTGGACCTGACTCCTCCTTGGTTTGACCGTGGTCCACTGGCCCATTTCAGAAAGGAAGCAGCAGCCCTGGGGAGCAggactggagaggggaggagaggagagaatgaaGCTGATGCCACACCCAGGAGCGTCAGGAAGGCCTAGGTGAGGGCCGCAGGGCTCCCAGAGGGGCCGGGAGTGCTGGGCGGGTCTTTGTTGGAAGAAAGGATGGGACAGGCCAAGAGCTTGGAAAGGAGGGGTGGAGCAAGGAGTCAAGCATAATGGAACTGTTTGGCACATGCTCTTGGGTGGATGGGGATGCCGTTAGCTTACAATATGCAGCAATGTATGTAAAGGTGGTCAGGCGCTGAGCAGAGGTCCTGAGGATTGAGTACTGAAAGGGGGTCTTTGCCTTTGGCTACTCAAAGGGAATTGATGACCTCTGTGGGAGTAGTTTTAGGAAAGTAGTGGGAGTCAGGTGTCAGTGGGTTGAGGAGGAATGGGAAGACGGGAAATGGAGCAGGTCAACCCACTGTGTCCCCTGAGTTCTGGCCAGCACGTCCAGTGAGCACTGGTATCAGGGGCAGAGCTCGAGGAATGCACACTCTCGACAGCCCTGAGTCCCAACCCCTGGGCTACTGCCCAGCGTTTGGACAGCTCAGCCAGCGTCTCCTGGGTTGAGGGACTTCTTGTTCTCACCACGTAGGTCCTCAGCACCTTCAAGATTTGGTGCCTGTTCATGCATGTTTGTGGAAACTGGGGAGAGGGGGGCTGTCGTTTCCCAGTAAGTGTGTCCTTCCAGTACCTTGCAGACAGGCAAACCACCATACCCCACCCTTAGAAGTAGATGCCCTTGTAGATAGAGTAGCATCCTTCCTGCAGAGCTTTGTCCTCTGGCAGGTACCAGTGATGTGGTGGAAGATGTGCTGATTGGGAGGTTGGAGACTGGAGttagaatcctggctctgcaACAGGCAGCTTTGTGCTTCTGTGAAGCAGTTTAATCTCTCTGAGACTGAATTTCCTTCTCCGCAACATCGAAGGTGGGTTGGGGTGATCTCACAGGCATATTATAGATTTGAAATCCTATTTCTCTAGGATGCTGGGCAGATGCCTGTGTGGATACAAGCATCTGACATCtccaatatcttgtttggaagCCTCCCCAGGTTCTGTCCTGAGTGCTGCCCCAGGTGTGTACTAGGGGGCTCTCCACGGCAGGTGTGcccacctctgccccacctcGAAGCTTTGCTCGGTACTCCTGAGTTCCTTTCCCTATAATCTACTGTAGGAGCTTCCTAAACTCATCCTACCTCATTTcatgttaaatttttctttaaaggacaatgtggtggtttcttttaaagctaacttttttaaatgtaaagaattGTTCCTTATTCAGAGGTCGTTTCCtctaaaccttttaaaaattgttaaaatgtccattcttTAAGAAATAAGGGTTATGGTAGGTGGTAGTTTTGCCTACTGACCTAGGTGTTTGCAACATCTATATGGATGccattcctgattttttttttttgatattttattgctCCCTGAAATCCCCAAGTCTCTAAGCCTGAATATCATCAccaaatgggaataataataataacatgtaCTTGGACAGGTTTGTTATGTATGTAGATTGACTGAGATACTGTGAGATACTGCAGGCAGATACAATGCCCAGAATATACTAAGCACTCTTACCAGCCTCTAGTTCCACCCCTGACCCCAGCAGACAATTGGTGGACCTGCTCTTGAGAGTTCAAAGGAGACCAGGCAGTCAGAGTTTCACAAGTATCCTCGCCCCAAGGTCGGCTGACTCCCTCACCCTCTCTCCCACTTCCTGTCTAAAATCCTTCTCAgttacttgttaaaaaaaaaaaatagggaaataaaCACTACCATTCCTGCATCCTTTTATCCCTTCATTTCTTTGTTAATGTCACACTCCTTTCTGTGTGTCTAGCATGTGCTAGAACTGAGTATACAGACATGATGAGATGGGTACAAAGCTCCCATTTCGCTTAGAAGACAGACAAATTGAGCTAACAGGAACTATCTGGTGTGGTCATTGCTCTAGTAAAGGCAGATGCAAAGGAGTAGGATGAGATAGATTACAGATTCCTGGATATTACTGCAAATGGGCATTGCCTTTAATCCTGAGTTTCCTAGCAACGAtagtaaaaaggaaaacatgttgCTTCTATTATCCAATATGGTATTTTCCAAACTTCTTTCATTCTTGAACAGCTGtcacacttttttccttttttcctgtagATCTACTCAAATTGTTACTtacttgctattttaaaaaatatgtaaaattatttcatttaattacattaaacatttaatttaattttaattaaatttatgataTTTTCATAAATGgaaaccaccatcaccacaaATATGGGGTAAACACATACATGAATGAATAATCCTTAAAATGAAGAACTGTCTgttaatatcatttaaaataatctaaaaattttCTGTTTACCATTTACAATATGCCAGCTACACTGGAGTAATAAAATGATGTACATCAGGTCAGTTGAAGACAAACTCTTTTCCAGgcataaaattcaagaaaatattgcaaaagaCACAAAAATTCCATTCAGATGTATGTTTCTAATGAACCCCATAAAAGTTAAAGGCATAGCATCAAATCTCAACACATTGAATACTTATCTGTGGGGAGCTGAGCGAGTAGCCAGACAAGCAGGTTGGTTCTGAAATCTAACTCAGGAGTCTGCAGACTTGTTCTGTGAAAGGGCAGGTAGTAAAGGGTTAGGCTTTGCAGGTTGTGTGGTCAGAGTTGCAACTACTCTGTTCTGATTTTGTATCTTGAAGCAGCCACAGACTTGTAAACAAATGGGAGTGGctatatttcaattaatttaattaatggacaatggaatttgaattttatataattttcacacGTTACAGAATGTTATTCTTTAAAGAagttttttcaaccatttaaaatgtaaaaaacatttttagcttGTGGGTTGTAGAAATAAAGGTAGTGGGTtccaaacaataaatgctggaaagggtgtggaggaaagggagccctcctacactgtcggtgggaatgttaaattgatgcagccattatagagagcagtatggagattccttaaaaaactaaaatagacttaccatatgatccagcaatcccactcctgggcatatatctggagggaactctaattcgaaaagacacatgcaccccagtgttcatagcagcactatttaaaatagccaaaacatggaagcaacctaaatgtccatcaaaagacaactggataaagaagttgtgatacacgcacgcacacacacacacacacacacacacacacacacacacacacacacacaatggaatactactcagtcataaaaaagaataaaataatgccgtttgctgcaacatggatagacctggagatcatcattctaaatgaagtaagccagaaagagaaagaaaaataccatatgatatcacttatatgtggaatcttaaaaaaaagaaaaagacacaaatgaagttatctacaaaacagactcacagacatagaaagcaaacttatggttaccagggtgggaaatgagtgggaagggataaattgggagtttgagatttacagatactaactactatacataaagtagataaacaataagtttatatactctatagcacagggaactacattcaatatcctgtagtaatctataatgaaaaagaatatgaaaacaaatatatgtatgtatgactgaaacattatgctgtacaccagaaattgacacaacattataaactgagtgtacctcaattaaaaaggaaaaagatagtgggctggatttggcccaagAGCTACAGTGTGCTGATTCCTGATCTAACTGAATTTTCAATGAGGGCTTCGAGAACTTTGTGGAGTGAACTGATAGGTTCTGTCTGTTGTTCTCTCCAGCCTGGATGTGGAAGGGCTTCATGATCTTGTAAGAGGTTGGTGCAGAGTTAGGACTAAAACccaaatttttcaatttttgaagtCCAGGTCCTTCCCCTTTCTAGATGCTGCCTCTGTGGTTGGAGGAAGCACTTACTCCATATGAGGTCTGATGTAGGTCTCTACAAATAGAATCTCACTTAATCTTCCCAGCATCCTTTCTGAGGTATTATGATCCCATTTGCAGGTAAAGAAAGACAGGTTTAGAGAGGTTAAGGATTAAAAAACCTGTGAAGTCACCAAGCCAGAATTTATACCCAGGTCTGTTTGACTCCAGGGACTTTGCCAAGGAGTTGACTTGACTTTGGTGAAGAATCCTTTGcccatcttctttctctctctcacccagGCTTATCCCCCACAAGACTGCTCTTTAATTATAAGTGACTGGATCATGGGGGAAGAAAACAGGGCCCCCACTTTTCAGTAGCAAGTAAATTCTGTGATGGATGAGAGTGACAGAGAGCACATAGGTTAGAAAGGCcctgttttggtttgtttttcctggatccttcttttaaagactattttaattttgtttcacttttaaaaaattgaagtatgaaatcagttgatttacaatattatattagcttcagttGTAaaaatagtgattcagtatttttatagattatactccattaaaagttattataaaatactggctatattccctgtgctgtgcaatatatccttgtagcttatttatttttacatggtAGTTTGTGTCCCTTAATCCCTTACCTCTGTTTtgcccctccccctgctttccccccagttaaccactagtttgttctctatatctgtgagtctgtttctcttttgttatattcattcatttgttttgttttattttattttattttatttttttcagttgattcaAATgataagtatttttttcctctgtgaaactGAATAGAACTGAGGAGGAATCAAAGAAAGCCTCATATATTAAATTCTTACATAGATTCTCTGAATTCAAAAGTTAAGGGTTAACGGGAGAGGCACAGGTAGGTGGTGGGCCTTGTCCCGGCAAACAAAGCCACCAAGGCAGTCCTGCAAATTAAGGAGGATGGCAAATCCCtttcttcaacaaaaaaaaaaaaaaaaaaaagttcttgaggGGGAAACACATAAAATATCTAAGTTTCAAAAGCTGGACTCTTCCACACTGTTGCTTCTCTACCCAAGATTGTCCTAAGATAGAGTGTTTTAAGGTTAAGTTTTCAATGTTCAGCTTTTTGCAAATATATCCAAATACGTTTCTCACGAGCAGTCCTGATTTGGCGATTAATAGCAAGCAATATGCTTGGATTAGAGGTCCGATTTCCACTCGAATGCAAAGTTTCTTCTCTTCCTGCAACAAAGCCATTTGCAGAGATCTGGAAATCATGAGTTTCCTAAGCAGGAGGAGGTACTGTTCTCATTCACCTGCAAATATcctttctgattggctggtgtTTCATAGTCCCCTTTCAAGACCCGGTGTGTGTTGTTGACGACAATGGGGTCAGGATTGCTGTAGTTGGGTGGGTTTGCATAGCGGTCGTAGCCCAGCCAAACCAGCATGGAGGCGATCTGGGCCATGTCCCTCATCACATCCCTGGGGATGTGGCCGGTCAACTTGGAGAGAGCTTACAGTTTCACGGGTTTGATGACCTGGTCTGTGGATCGCTCTGTGGATCGCTCGATCTTGGACAGAGAGACGCCCCCAGGCTTGCCGATGAGGTCCTCGTGATGCAGGACGGCGTCGCTCCAGGCGATGCTGAGGATGAGCTTGAGGGAGCGCCGGAGGTGCAGCACCAGCTGCTCGTAGTACACGGGCAGGCACTTGTCCTTGCCCACCTCCATGCACTGGGCATACATCACCTCAATGGCCTTGTTCCACTTGGTGAGGCAGTAGCGGTAGCTGCTGAGCTCGAAGCCGGCAATGGTGGTCTTGCGGGTGATCATGGAGGGCATGGAGGCCCAGCCGTCCCGCACCATTAGCAGGAACTTGGAGTTGGGGAACAGGCGTGACAGGTAGACGGATGACTTGAGTGTGAAGGGGTCATTGTTGCAGAGGACGCTGGCAGGCTCGCCGTGCTTGGCGATCACCCCCAGGATGAAGGCCTGCATGGCGGCGTCCAGTACCTCGTCCGTCACACCCACCTCGTCCAGCCGCAGCTTTTCCCGGCCGGACTGGGACCAGGCCTGGCGCATGGCCAGCACGCGGGGGATGTTGCAGGTCTCCTCGCCACAGCGCACTTCGGGATGGGCGTCCAGCGTGGCGCGCATCAGTGTAGTGCCGCTCCGGGGCACGACCCCCACGAAGATGAGCAGCATGGCCTTGCCGTAGTAGTACTACACGTGGTCCGCGCCCACCGTCACCAGGTCCTCCTCCTCTGGCTGCATGGCTTGTTGGGGGCCCCGTGGGCCTCCCAGCACCTCCTGGCACTCCAGCACCTGCTGCCCTAGCTGGACCACCAGCACCAGGGCCAGGGCGAAGCCAGCTGCCAGCAGCGCCCTCTGCACCAACAGGCACATGCtgggcctggggcgggggggcGTGCTTCAGCGACAGGTCAGAGGGAGGCCCGCGGGGCTCGCATCTCCCCTGGGCACCTCATCCCTGGGGTCTAGCCCTCGCAGCTGCTGGCCAAGACTGTCCACCAGCTGAGCCCGTGCGAGGCGCGCCGAGAAAGCGCCGCGCGCCCAGCGACTCGCGGCTCgccagcctcccaggccggggGAAGGGGAGATCcatttgttctatttttcagattccacatataaatgacaatAAGTCAGgcaggaaaagacaaataaaaataattttactgatGTATAAAAAAAtggcacatatttaaagtgtgcaatttgaTGTTTCAACATATTCATATACCCATGAAACCatgaccacaatcaagataatgaatatatccGTTGTCCACTCTAAGTTTCCTTATGCCCTTTCGTATCATCCCCTTCTGTCCCTCTCTTCCTCACCCCATCCCCAGCCAATCAGCTATCTGCTTtttgtcactatagattagtttgcattttccagaactctacataaatgaaaacatacagtacatattcttttttgtcttactctttcactcagcataattattttgtgaTTCATTTAAATATGCAGGAAAAGTCCATTCCATTCCATTGCTagggagtattccattgtatgtactagaatttatttctccattcacctgctgatgacattgggttgtttccattttttgtttattataaataaagcttctatgaacattcattTACAAGCCTTtgtatgaacatatattttcatttctcttctgtaaatatctaggagtaaagTGGCTGGGTCAAATATTAGGTATATGGTtttctgtttggttggttttagaaactaccagactgttttccaaactggTAGAGCATTCCATTTGcaccacattcttgccaacataaGCTATGGTCAttcctttaaatttaaatttagatattttaataGGTGGGTGATCTTAAcatgcattttcctaatgactaataatcATTTAGGTTTCTTTAATTATCATTAGTGACTAATAATGATAGTTTAGTTTTCAACTAAAGATagttgaacatcttttttgtgtgcttatttgccatctgtatatcttctttgctaAAATgtgtgttcaaatcttttgcttatttttttttttttattgtcttcttcattttcttattattgagttttggacacatttcctttatcagatatctgattacaaatattttctcctagtttgtggcttgccttttcattctcttaacagtgtctttcaaagactgaaagtttttttattttgacaatgtccaacttatctttttaaaaaaattttaaaggatcaTACTTTTGgtgttttatctaaaaaaaaaaaaactttgtcaaCCTAGATCACAAAGGTTTTTCATAGGTTTTCTTTTAGAAGCTTTATAGATTTAGGTTTTCCATTTAGGactatgatctattttgagttaatttttgggtATGATAGGAGGTATGGATTGAAGTTCAGTTTTTTTCCATGTGAATAttcaattgttccagcaccatttgtttaaaagactaTATTCTCTCCACCaaattgcatttttattcttttcaaaaatcagcTGTTCACATGTGTAGATCTATTTatggattctctattctgtttcattgatctatttctCTATATTGATGCCAGGATCTTActatcttgattactatagctttatgatgagtcttgaaatcagatggtgtcctctaactttgttcttctgaaagactttctttctttttcctcagaaaACAAAGCTatgtgggagggtatagctcagtggcagagtgtgtgcttagcctgcacagagccctgggttcaatccccagtacctccattaaaaaaaaatagacaaaaaataaaaataaaacaaagctgaaGTAAGTGTGGAAAGTACTGGTTCTAGTTCTTTGCCTGGTCAGTGACCTGAGAGAATCTCTAAAAGCAATCATCCTCTAACCTCAGTCATCTCTGCTTAGCTCCAGTGGCTGTCCTGGAGTTACCTGAAACCCTAAGTCCTCATCAATCTGAATGAAGTGGCCATGTCTTGTGTCCTGAAAGCAGGAATCAGTGACCAAGGAAAAGGTGGTCCTTAGGAGACAGTAATCACAGGGAAGGCCCATGAGGAGCCTGGCATATGACTGCCCCTGGATGCTCTGTATTGGATTGTGATAAACTGACCTGATCAGAATCTCTTATGGGGAGTAAGGATATGAAAGGCAGACAGAGGTGGAGTTAGGGAGCAGTGGATGCCACTTGTGAGAGGAAGCTGGGCCACTTGGTTCAGCACAGGGatcttttgaaaatgcaaatctgaGCAGGTCACACCTCTACCTCAAACCTTTTGTTGGTCCCTCTTCCTGGACCACacaccctcaccccagccccctcACTATGCCTCATCCTCCAGTCTCCTCTAGATGTGTTGGAGCCCCTGCTTTGCACTTTCCATTTCTAAACACCCATAGTTTAGCAAAATAGTTCATCAATATTGTCTTACTTTCCAGATGGGAAAAGATCCTGTCTTTCttgttcaattttttaatttctggagCTGAGCACTTGGCACATGGAAGATATTTaa contains:
- the LOC141577891 gene encoding protein-tyrosine sulfotransferase 2-like, translating into MLLIFVGVVPRSGTTLMRATLDAHPEVRCGEETCNIPRVLAMRQAWSQSGREKLRLDEVGVTDEVLDAAMQAFILGVIAKHGEPASVLCNNDPFTLKSSVYLSRLFPNSKFLLMVRDGWASMPSMITRKTTIAGFELSSYRYCLTKWNKAIEVMYAQCMEVGKDKCLPVYYEQLVLHLRRSLKLILSIAWSDAVLHHEDLIGKPGGVSLSKIERSTERSTDQVIKPVKL